The DNA region ATGCCGTTTCCCGTGCGTATTATGCAGTTTTTCAAACTGCCCGGGCTGTTTTGGCTACCAAGTCTTTAGATTCTAAAAAACATTCCGGGGTAATAAGTCTCTTTAATAAAGAGTTTATTAAAACAGGAAAGCTTCCAAGGGATTTCGGTAAAATTCTTAAAAAGGCTAAAGACCTTCGGCAGGCCAGCGATTATAATGATTTTTACTTGGTTAGTAAAGAAGCAAAGGATGCGTTAGAAAGTGCTGAACGCTTTATTGAAGGTACAAAAGCGTGTAGAATCTTAATTGCAATAGACTATAAAGTATATCTATCCTGCCAATCCTGTAATCCTGTCCAAAAAGCACTTAATCTTTAAATCTTAAAACCTTAGACAGGATTACAGGATAAAAGACGATTAAAGATTAAGGCCTTGGGTATTCCTTGGGGGTCTTTTTTATCTTTTGACGGGATTAACGGGGTCGAACGGGATTTTGTTGTGTGCATATGCGTGCTTAGCGTATTTAAGCTAATCCACTCTGTGTCCGGTAATTATCCTTGGACAGCTGAAAGCAGAAAGTTGAAAAGGGTAAAATTAGCACCAACTCATTCCAATTTATTCAACTGTTTTCCTAACCAACTAACCAACTACCCCCTACCCCCTAACCAACTAACCCCTTATCTGCCCAAAAGTAAAGCTATTCACCCAAGCCTTCGTAATTCACCCATCCCGCAAATCCCGTCAATCCCGTCGAAAAAAAGGTCTTAATCTTTAAATCTTTAAGCCGTAGCCACGAACAACTCCCCTTAATCAGCAAAGGCATTAACCCAAAGCCCACCTAACTTATCTATCCTGCTAATCCTGTAATCCTGTCCAAAAAAGATCTTTATCTTTAAATTCTCTAATTCCATGCCACAAAAAAGCTCACCGTACGGTGAGCCTTTTACTTATCCTTCTTTTTAATCTTAAAATGAGGCTTTCTTTTAGTCTCAAACCAATACCCGTAAGCAAAACCGGCAACAGCTATAAAAATTAAAAAAACAACCCAAAAAAGACTTACACTCAAATTAAAAACCACCCCTTAAAATCACTCGAAATCAATGACTGGGCCCCTTTGTGTTTTCCTCCCCGCTTTTCCCTGCCAACATTTCATCTACCAGGCGTAACGTAGCAACGGTATGAGTGACC from Bacillota bacterium includes:
- a CDS encoding HEPN domain-containing protein gives rise to the protein MAGIGPYDLAQYRIDSALERLEASRVLIDSGLYQDAVSRAYYAVFQTARAVLATKSLDSKKHSGVISLFNKEFIKTGKLPRDFGKILKKAKDLRQASDYNDFYLVSKEAKDALESAERFIEGTKACRILIAIDYKVYLSCQSCNPVQKALNL